The nucleotide window AGTTGAAAAATCGCTGACACAGTGGATGGTAGAACTCATAGCGCTGAAAGATTTTACAGAGGAAGAAAAGAAAGCTTATGTAATTGAGTCCTGGAACGGGCTGAACCATCTGGAGCGTTTTATATTTAACAAACTGATTGGCGGAAGTTTCCGTATTGGTGTCTCAAAGAAACTGCTTATTAACGCCCTGGCAAAATATTCCGGTATCGAAGCAAATATCCTGATGCACAGCATTATGGGCAAGTGGAATATTGATGAAGTTGATTTCGAAAACCTTATACAGGGCACTGATATCAACCCGGACGAATCCAAACCCTATCCTTTCTGCCTGGCGTATCCACTGGAAAAAGAAGTCCAAGACCTGGGCGAACGCGAAAGATGGCAGGCAGAATATAAGTGGGACGGTATTCGCGGCCAGTTCATTAAACGGAACGATGAAATATTTATATGGTCCCGCGGCGAAGAACTGGTTACCGATCAATTTCCCGAAATAGTTTCCGCACTTCAGGAAATGTCCGGCAACTTTGTTATTGACGGAGAAATTCTGGTTGTGAAGGATGGCAAAGTACTTAACTTCAACGAACTTCAGAAAAGACTGAACCGTAAAACCATATCAAAAAAAATGCTGGAAGAACTTCCCGTGCAGATATTTGTCTATGATATACTGGAACTGGATTATGAAGACCTGCGTGAAAAACCTCTGGCAGACCGGCGCGTCCTGCTGGAAGGGCTTATTATGAATAGCCCCACCGCCAATATTCATCTTTCTGAAGTTTTAGAAGCAGCAAGCTGGGAGGAACTCGCCAATATCCGTGAAAGGTCACGGGACAACAACTCGGAAGGTTTGATGCTGAAGGAGAAGGAATCGCAATACCACGCCGGACGTAAGAAAGGGGATTGGTGGAAATGGAAAGTGAGTCCGCTCACCATCGATGCGGTTTTAATTTATGCTCAAAAGGGTTCCGGAAGACGGAGCAGTTACTATACTGATTATACTTTCGGTGTGAAGAGCGGCGATTCTATTGTGACGATTGCGAAAGCCTATTCCGGACTTACAGATAAGGAAATTATGGAAGTTTCCAAGTTCGTGAATAAAAATGCAGTTGAAAAATTTGGCCCCGTGAGGACGGTGAAGGCCGAACTTGTTTTTGAAATCGCTTTTGAAGGAATTGGATTCAGCAAAAGGCATAAAAGCGGAGTTGCACTCAGGTTCCCCAGAATTGTCCGGTGGCGCCGTGATAAGACGGTAGATGAGATTGATGATATTGAGGAAATTAAAAAACTGATCCAATAATTCCGGCCGGTAATCCAGAAAACAGATGACAGAAAAATTCAAAAGCAGCAACGGATACCAAATCATAAAACGG belongs to Chryseobacterium sp. and includes:
- a CDS encoding ATP-dependent DNA ligase, whose protein sequence is MKDFALLINTLDSTNKTNAKIDAMVHYLQTADSSDRLWFLALFTGKRPKRPVNTNFLRQWALELTGLPEWLFVEAYSSVGDLGETLSLILPNPAETVEKSLTQWMVELIALKDFTEEEKKAYVIESWNGLNHLERFIFNKLIGGSFRIGVSKKLLINALAKYSGIEANILMHSIMGKWNIDEVDFENLIQGTDINPDESKPYPFCLAYPLEKEVQDLGERERWQAEYKWDGIRGQFIKRNDEIFIWSRGEELVTDQFPEIVSALQEMSGNFVIDGEILVVKDGKVLNFNELQKRLNRKTISKKMLEELPVQIFVYDILELDYEDLREKPLADRRVLLEGLIMNSPTANIHLSEVLEAASWEELANIRERSRDNNSEGLMLKEKESQYHAGRKKGDWWKWKVSPLTIDAVLIYAQKGSGRRSSYYTDYTFGVKSGDSIVTIAKAYSGLTDKEIMEVSKFVNKNAVEKFGPVRTVKAELVFEIAFEGIGFSKRHKSGVALRFPRIVRWRRDKTVDEIDDIEEIKKLIQ